The following are from one region of the Corylus avellana chromosome ca1, CavTom2PMs-1.0 genome:
- the LOC132169567 gene encoding cation/H(+) antiporter 3-like, whose product MVSNLLGLFLSLMATFTKTGTEQGSKIVSIDLAAFVSYVIVLVFAIRPLMFWVIRQTPEGRPVKDTYIHTIMLILLGFTLFSHFFGQTVLLGPFLLGLAIPDGLPLGSAIVSKLNCFVSDVFLPVYVTTCTMRIITDEVFSMICVYILLTAIFMPLLLKFLYDPSRQYAGYQKRDLMNCTRNAELRILACIHRPDNIVAVTTLLEVSCPSRERPLIVSNNLGAVSVNVFTVISPLKSMHENICILGLDKLTSLIVMPFHRKWSIDGSIESEDNAMRTLNCNVLELAPCSVGILIDRGNLGHSLLSSKSSYSVAMIFFGGNDDREALTFAKRMVNHSKTTLTVVHFVTVGNEDDTYWDEYFFDSEILKDVKLNSKGYESVLYQEKMVKDGAQTALVIRYMVKEYDLIIVGRRHGVETPQISGLAEWSEFSELGIIGDFLASLDLNSRTSVFVVQQQKNK is encoded by the exons ATGGTGAGCAATTTGTTAGGCCTGTTTTTGAGCCTTATGGCCACCTTCACTAAAACTGGCACGGAGCAAGGTAGTAAGATTGTCTCTATAGATTTAGCAGCATTCGTAAGCTATGTTATCGTCCTTgtatttgcaattcgaccattaaTGTTTTGGGTAATCAGACAGACACCAGAAGGCAGGCCTGTCAAAGACACGTACATTCATACCATCATGCTAATTTTACTTGGCTTCACGTTGTTCTCACATTTCTTTGGTCAGACTGTACTCTTAGGACCTTTCCTTCTAGGCTTGGCAATACCAGATGGACTGCCTTTAGGATCAGCTATTGTTAGCAAGTTGAATTGCTTCGTTTCAGATGTTTTTTTGCCGGTCTATGTGACTACTTGTACGATGAGG ATCATAACAGACGAGGTGTTCTCTATGATATGTGTTTACATCCTATTGACTGCAATTTTCATGCCACTCCTATTGAAGTTCCTGTACGATCCTTCGAGGCAATATGCAGGTTACCAAAAAAGGGATTTAATGAATTGCACACGCAATGCAGAGCTTCGAATCCTAGCATGCATTCATAGGCCAGATAACATTGTTGCTGTAACCACACTACTTGAAGTATCGTGCCCATCTAGAGAAAGGCCCCTTATTGTTTCT AACAATCTAGGTGCTGTTTCAGTAAACGTCTTCACAGTAATCTCTCCACTCAAGTCCATGCACGAAAACATATGCATCCTTGGATTGGACAAACTCACATCCCTCATAGTAATGCCGTTCCACCGAAAATGGTCCATTGATGGTTCTATTGAATCAGAGGATAATGCCATGAGGACCTTAAATTGCAATGTGCTTGAACTAGCCCCTTGCTCAGTTGGCATCCTGATTGACCGTGGTAATCTAGGCCACTCATTGCTTTCATCAAAGTCATCCTATTCTGTTGCCATGATCTTCTTTGGAGGTAATGATGACCGAGAAGCACTCACTTTTGCTAAACGCATGGTGAATCACTCCAAAACTACCCTCACTGTGGTTCACTTTGTTACCGTTGGCAACGAAGATGATACCTATTGGgatgaatatttttttgactctGAGATACTCAAGGATGTTAAACTTAATAGTAAGGGTTATGAATCTGTGTTATACCAAGAGAAGATGGTGAAAGATGGGGCTCAGACGGCATTGGTAATTCGATATATGGTGAAGGAATATGACCTTATTATTGTTGGTAGACGGCATGGCGTAGAGACTCCGCAGATATCAGGTCTTGCAGAATGGAGTGAATTTTCAGAGTTAGGGATTATTGGAGACTTTCTTGCCTCATTAGATCTTAATAGTAGAACTTCTGTTTTTGTGgtccaacaacaaaaaaataaatga
- the LOC132169577 gene encoding uncharacterized protein LOC132169577, which yields MASSLLNKKSHARSNSLPSRPHPLILDCNEHLCRLDASASSSSLSCKLSGLQDLHDCVEKLLQLPQMQHDFVERCNGKWVEELLDGSLRLLDMCSAAKDALIHTKECARELQSIMRRRAGGDMGLEREVRKFLTSRKVVKKAIQKALKGMESMHTDKNHETLPMVSTLREIETVTLTVFESLLSFVAGPRLQSKLSSWSLVSKLVLPKRVAHENEETAASEFEKVEAALHSLISHNISKSDYITHVENVQNLLGNLESIVQDLEEGLECLFRRLIKTRVSLLNILNH from the coding sequence ATGGCCTCATCTCTTCTTAACAAAAAATCCCATGCTCGATCTAATAGTTTGCCATCCAGACCACATCCTCTCATTCTAGATTGCAATGAGCATTTATGCAGATTGGATGCTTCtgcttcatcatcatcattaagCTGCAAACTAAGTGGCCTTCAGGATTTGCATGATTGTGTTGAAAAGTTGCTTCAGCTGCCCCAAATGCAACATGACTTTGTCGAAAGGTGTAATGGGAAATGGGTAGAAGAGCTTTTGGATGGATCTCTCAGGCTCTTGGACATGTGCAGTGCAGCCAAGGATGCCTTgatacatacaaaagaatgcgCACGCGAACTCCAATCAATTATGCGCAGAAGAGCAGGAGGTGACATGGGGCTTGAAAGGGAGGTTAGGAAATTCTTGACCTCTAGGAAGGTTGTCAAGAAGGCAATTCAGAAGGCCTTAAAGGGCATGGAAAGCATGCATACTGACAAAAACCATGAGACGCTTCCCATGGTTAGCACATTGAGAGAAATAGAAACAGTAACTCTCACTGTGTTTGAATCCTTGTTGTCCTTTGTTGCCGGGCCGAGGTTGCAATCAAAACTAAGCAGCTGGTCCTTGGTTTCTAAGTTGGTGCTCCCCAAAAGAGTAGCACATGAGAATGAAGAAACAGCTGCATCTGAATTTGAGAAGGTGGAAGCTGCATTACACTCCCTCATTAGCCACAACATAAGCAAATCAGATTATATCACTCACGTTGAGAATGTGCAGAACTTGCTGGGGAATTTGGAGTCAATTgttcaagatcttgaagaagGACTTGAGTGCCTGTTTAGGCGCCTAATCAAAACCAGAGTTTCTCTTCTCAACATCTTGAACCACTAG